One genomic segment of Intestinimonas butyriciproducens includes these proteins:
- a CDS encoding chorismate synthase, which produces MKYIIFGESHGPAIGVALEGLPSGIALDMDFIASEMARRAPGQNAMTTARREKDAPEILSGVFEGRTTGTPLCAVIRNTDTHSQDYAKLRTLPRPGHADYTGFVRYAGWGDYRGGGHFSGRLTAPLVFAGAVAKLVLRERGVAVTGRISNVAGIPDPTPEQMEAAILAAKAELDSVGGRIRCSVTGLPVGLGSPDFGCNVEGIFSQYLFAVPAVKAVGFGLGEGFAALRGSQANDPFYLDGGTVRTRTNHSGGINGGITNGMPVEFEVTLRPTPSIARRQQTVDLSAGREAELEITGRHDPCIVPRALPVIEAAAALAACELLGM; this is translated from the coding sequence CATTGGGGTGGCCCTGGAGGGCCTCCCCTCCGGCATCGCGCTGGACATGGACTTCATCGCCTCTGAAATGGCCCGCCGGGCGCCCGGACAGAACGCCATGACCACCGCCCGCAGAGAAAAGGATGCGCCGGAAATCCTCTCCGGCGTCTTTGAGGGCAGGACCACAGGCACTCCCCTGTGCGCCGTGATCCGGAACACCGATACCCACAGCCAGGACTACGCCAAGCTCAGGACGCTGCCCCGCCCCGGCCACGCCGATTATACCGGCTTTGTCCGCTACGCCGGATGGGGCGACTACCGCGGCGGCGGCCACTTCTCCGGGCGGCTTACCGCCCCGCTGGTCTTTGCCGGCGCAGTGGCCAAGCTGGTCCTGCGGGAGCGGGGCGTGGCCGTGACGGGACGGATCTCCAACGTGGCGGGGATCCCGGACCCCACGCCGGAGCAGATGGAGGCGGCCATTCTGGCCGCCAAGGCTGAGCTGGATTCCGTGGGCGGCCGCATCCGCTGCTCCGTCACCGGTCTTCCCGTGGGCCTGGGCAGTCCCGACTTCGGATGCAACGTGGAGGGAATCTTCTCCCAATACCTCTTCGCCGTCCCTGCGGTCAAGGCGGTGGGCTTCGGCCTGGGCGAGGGCTTTGCCGCCCTGCGGGGCAGCCAGGCCAACGACCCCTTTTACCTGGACGGCGGCACGGTCAGGACCCGCACCAACCACTCCGGCGGCATCAACGGCGGCATCACCAACGGAATGCCGGTGGAGTTCGAGGTGACCCTGCGCCCCACGCCCTCCATTGCCCGCCGGCAGCAGACGGTGGACCTCTCCGCCGGCAGGGAGGCCGAGCTGGAGATCACCGGCCGTCATGACCCCTGCATCGTCCCCCGCGCCCTGCCCGTCATTGAGGCCGCCGCTGCACTGGCCGCCTGCGAGCTACTTGGGATGTGA
- the aroE gene encoding shikimate dehydrogenase: MHVELKNTTRKLCVIGDPVLHSKSPLIQNTMLSALGLDYIYLCQPVSAGRAAEWLSAAKVAGYAGFNATMPHKLDLVPLMDELDEDARLYQSVNTVCIKEGKVYGYNTDGRGFLQALLDAGVDPAGKRVLLLGAGGAAKAVALKLVQQGCVSLTVCNRTLERAEMLCQFNAAVMRAVGFDAATLRLEASRADLLVNCTSLGMGGVAGQFEDFHFLDALPHAAAVCDLIYHPAETELLAQARLRGHRTLNGLGMLIHQAVFALEHFTDTQLDGAAMRALVEGVL; encoded by the coding sequence GTGCATGTCGAACTGAAAAACACCACTCGAAAGCTCTGCGTCATCGGAGATCCGGTGCTCCACTCCAAATCCCCCCTCATCCAGAACACCATGCTCTCGGCACTCGGTTTGGATTATATTTACTTATGTCAACCAGTTTCAGCTGGTCGGGCGGCAGAGTGGCTCTCCGCGGCAAAGGTGGCCGGATATGCGGGCTTCAACGCCACCATGCCCCACAAGCTGGACCTGGTCCCCCTGATGGACGAGCTGGACGAGGACGCCCGCCTATACCAGTCCGTCAATACTGTATGTATAAAAGAGGGGAAAGTATACGGATACAACACCGATGGGCGGGGCTTTTTGCAGGCACTTCTGGACGCAGGAGTGGACCCCGCCGGAAAGCGGGTGCTCCTGCTGGGCGCCGGGGGCGCGGCCAAAGCAGTCGCTCTGAAGCTGGTTCAACAGGGGTGCGTCTCCCTGACCGTATGCAACCGCACCCTGGAAAGGGCCGAGATGTTATGTCAATTCAATGCAGCCGTCATGCGCGCCGTCGGCTTTGACGCTGCAACGCTGCGGCTGGAGGCCTCTAGGGCCGATCTGCTGGTGAACTGCACCTCCCTGGGCATGGGGGGAGTGGCGGGCCAATTCGAGGATTTTCACTTTTTGGACGCCCTTCCGCATGCGGCGGCGGTGTGCGACCTCATTTACCACCCGGCTGAAACGGAGCTCCTGGCCCAGGCCCGGCTGCGGGGCCACCGGACGCTGAACGGCTTGGGCATGCTCATCCACCAGGCCGTCTTTGCTCTGGAACACTTTACGGACACCCAACTAGACGGTGCCGCCATGCGCGCCCTGGTAGAGGGCGTGCTGTGA
- a CDS encoding Hsp20/alpha crystallin family protein: MLPSIFSENLFDDFFGDSFEKNFFGEHNPLYGKRAKNLMKTDVKETESGYEVAVDLPGFKKDEVNVELNDGYLTISAAKGLDRDERDKKGRYIRQERYSGACSRSFYVGDVKPDEIKAGYEDGILRLEIPKREAKAASAPNRIAIE; this comes from the coding sequence ATGTTGCCCAGCATTTTCAGCGAGAATTTGTTTGACGATTTCTTTGGAGACTCTTTTGAAAAGAATTTCTTTGGGGAGCACAATCCCCTTTATGGCAAGCGGGCCAAGAACCTGATGAAGACGGATGTGAAGGAAACCGAAAGCGGCTATGAGGTCGCGGTAGACCTGCCCGGCTTCAAGAAGGACGAGGTGAATGTAGAGCTCAACGACGGATACCTCACCATCAGCGCGGCCAAGGGTCTGGACAGGGATGAGAGGGATAAGAAGGGCCGTTACATCCGCCAGGAGCGCTATAGCGGGGCATGTAGCCGGAGTTTTTACGTGGGCGATGTAAAACCTGATGAAATCAAAGCCGGGTACGAGGATGGCATCCTCCGTCTGGAAATCCCCAAGCGGGAGGCCAAGGCGGCGTCGGCTCCGAACCGGATCGCAATTGAGTAA
- a CDS encoding bifunctional chorismate mutase/prephenate dehydratase: protein MSELDTLRSEIDEIDTQLTALFLRRMDVTARVGAYKQENGLPVLDEAREQEVLARKSAAVSDPARRADVTALYETIMGLSRRQQRNLVNEAGNEGYRQIREAISHSLAPLTAPRVLYQGEPGAYADEAAALFFGEDVPRAHVETWEDIFLTLREGRADYGVLPIENSSTGSISQVYDLLAQYGAYIVGEQTVRVEHCLVALPGACLDGIREVCSHEQGLRQCAEFLKAHPDWRAVPRLNTAESAKYVAERGDLTLAAICSRRAARLYGLDILAERIHFNAQNDTRFVVVSPVMERRAGCDKVSALFVLPHRSGSLHEIMTIFAVNGLNMMKLESRPIVGRSWEYLFFVDFTGDLAAPGMDGVLLELSQTAEGFRVLGNYKEACGAACSDGQGGGLK from the coding sequence ATGAGCGAACTGGACACCCTCCGCTCCGAGATCGACGAGATAGACACCCAGCTCACCGCCCTCTTCCTCCGCCGCATGGATGTGACGGCACGGGTGGGCGCCTACAAGCAGGAAAACGGTCTCCCTGTCCTGGATGAGGCCCGTGAACAGGAGGTCCTGGCCAGGAAGTCGGCCGCAGTCTCCGATCCGGCCCGCAGGGCCGACGTCACCGCCCTCTACGAGACCATCATGGGGCTCAGCCGCCGCCAGCAGCGCAATCTGGTGAATGAGGCCGGAAACGAGGGTTATCGGCAGATCCGGGAGGCCATCTCCCATAGCCTGGCCCCCTTGACGGCCCCCAGGGTCCTCTATCAGGGGGAGCCAGGGGCTTATGCCGACGAGGCCGCCGCGCTCTTTTTTGGCGAGGATGTCCCCCGGGCCCATGTGGAGACCTGGGAGGACATCTTCCTGACCCTGCGGGAGGGCCGGGCGGATTACGGCGTACTGCCCATTGAGAACAGCTCCACCGGCTCCATCAGCCAGGTCTATGATCTGCTGGCCCAGTACGGCGCCTATATCGTAGGGGAGCAGACGGTGCGGGTGGAGCACTGTCTGGTGGCCCTTCCCGGGGCCTGTCTGGACGGCATCCGCGAAGTCTGTTCCCACGAGCAGGGGCTCAGACAGTGTGCCGAGTTCCTCAAGGCCCATCCCGACTGGCGGGCTGTGCCGCGTCTCAACACCGCGGAGAGCGCAAAATACGTCGCAGAGCGGGGAGATCTCACTCTGGCCGCCATTTGCTCCCGCCGGGCCGCCCGGCTCTATGGTCTGGATATCCTGGCCGAGCGCATCCACTTCAACGCTCAAAACGACACCCGCTTCGTGGTGGTCTCTCCGGTGATGGAGCGCCGGGCGGGCTGCGACAAGGTGAGCGCCCTTTTCGTCCTGCCCCACCGTAGCGGCTCTCTCCATGAGATCATGACCATCTTTGCCGTCAACGGCCTCAACATGATGAAGCTGGAGTCCCGTCCCATCGTGGGCCGGAGCTGGGAATATCTCTTCTTTGTGGATTTTACCGGCGACCTGGCCGCCCCGGGCATGGACGGGGTGCTGCTGGAGCTCTCCCAGACGGCCGAGGGTTTCCGGGTGCTGGGCAATTACAAGGAGGCCTGCGGCGCAGCGTGTTCCGACGGGCAGGGCGGTGGCTTAAAATGA
- a CDS encoding helix-turn-helix domain-containing protein — protein MQVKDILSAITTYREDRGWTEYQLAERSGLPQSTISSWYRKNMVPTIPSLEKICMAFGITLSQLFAEEDSPVSLTDSQRKLLERWSRLSEEQQAVVFALIDKM, from the coding sequence ATGCAGGTGAAAGATATTCTCTCTGCCATAACCACATATCGAGAGGATCGGGGCTGGACGGAGTATCAGCTTGCAGAACGCTCTGGTTTGCCGCAGTCTACGATCTCCTCGTGGTATCGCAAGAATATGGTTCCCACTATTCCGTCGTTGGAAAAAATCTGCATGGCTTTTGGCATCACGCTTTCTCAGCTATTCGCAGAAGAAGATTCACCGGTTTCTCTGACTGATTCACAAAGGAAGCTCCTGGAACGATGGTCGAGATTGAGTGAAGAGCAACAAGCCGTAGTGTTTGCTTTGATTGACAAAATGTAA
- a CDS encoding short-chain fatty acid transporter codes for MFKKFTNGCVRVVNRWLPDAFLFAVILTIVTFVGSMIGTKQTPLELVDAWGNSKGFWGLLSFSMQMALVLVFGSAMASAKICKRFLGAIASVAKDKKSAILVTTFVSTVCCWLNWGFGLIAGALLAKEVARRVRDVDYPLLIASAYSGFVIWHAGLSGSIPLQMAAEGGTEILGVFYSAPITDTVLHPANLIMVAVILFLMPFVNYAMHPDAEHTIIVDPARLVDEEERTYTVGTPAEKMEHSKILWAITLLLGFAYIIYYFATKGFNLDLNIVNMIFLFLGILLHGDLRKYVDAIGDAASGAAGILLQFPFYAGIMGLMVAQNPETGVSLAGIIADFFVSISNDVTFPMLTFLSAGLINFFVPSGGGQWAVQAPIVMPAATTMGIEYGRAAMAIAWGDQWTNMVQPFWALPILGMAGLSARNIMGYLVIVTIFTGVVACLGFLGWAMFF; via the coding sequence ATGTTCAAGAAATTCACAAACGGCTGCGTGCGCGTAGTCAATCGATGGCTGCCGGATGCCTTCCTGTTCGCCGTCATCCTGACCATTGTGACCTTTGTGGGGTCCATGATCGGGACAAAGCAGACCCCCCTTGAGCTGGTCGACGCCTGGGGTAATTCCAAGGGCTTCTGGGGCCTGCTGTCTTTCTCCATGCAGATGGCCCTGGTGCTGGTCTTCGGCTCCGCCATGGCCTCCGCCAAGATCTGCAAGCGTTTTCTGGGGGCCATTGCCTCTGTCGCCAAGGACAAAAAGAGCGCCATCCTGGTCACTACCTTCGTCTCCACCGTCTGCTGCTGGCTCAACTGGGGCTTCGGCCTCATCGCCGGCGCCCTCCTGGCCAAAGAAGTGGCCCGCCGGGTTCGTGACGTGGACTATCCACTTCTGATCGCCTCCGCCTACTCCGGCTTCGTGATCTGGCACGCGGGTCTCTCCGGCTCCATCCCCCTGCAAATGGCCGCAGAGGGCGGTACCGAGATCCTGGGCGTCTTCTACTCCGCCCCCATCACCGATACCGTTCTGCATCCTGCCAACCTGATCATGGTGGCCGTCATCCTCTTCCTGATGCCCTTTGTCAACTATGCCATGCACCCTGATGCCGAGCACACCATCATCGTGGACCCCGCCCGGCTGGTGGACGAGGAAGAGCGTACTTATACAGTGGGCACCCCCGCCGAAAAGATGGAGCACAGCAAGATCCTGTGGGCCATCACTCTTCTGCTGGGCTTTGCCTACATCATCTATTACTTTGCCACCAAGGGCTTTAACCTGGACCTGAACATCGTCAACATGATTTTCCTCTTCCTGGGCATTTTGCTCCACGGCGACCTGCGGAAATATGTGGACGCCATTGGAGACGCCGCTTCCGGCGCCGCCGGTATCCTGCTTCAGTTCCCCTTCTATGCCGGCATCATGGGGCTGATGGTGGCTCAAAATCCCGAAACCGGCGTATCCCTGGCCGGCATCATCGCCGACTTCTTTGTCAGCATCTCCAACGACGTCACCTTCCCCATGCTGACGTTCCTGTCCGCCGGCCTTATCAACTTCTTCGTCCCCTCCGGCGGCGGCCAATGGGCCGTGCAGGCGCCTATCGTCATGCCTGCCGCCACCACGATGGGAATCGAATACGGCCGGGCCGCCATGGCCATCGCCTGGGGCGATCAGTGGACCAACATGGTACAGCCCTTCTGGGCGCTGCCCATCTTGGGTATGGCCGGTCTGTCCGCCCGCAATATCATGGGATACCTGGTCATTGTGACCATCTTCACTGGCGTGGTTGCCTGCCTGGGCTTCCTGGGCTGGGCCATGTTCTTCTAA
- a CDS encoding type II toxin-antitoxin system prevent-host-death family antitoxin translates to MKSNDFVLKLNRHILPKRGGFVAKKRSASTVTPDYEAITSFQKGQASRIFKEVNEQDKVLIVSKQNKPQNVVISYERYKRLREEGADI, encoded by the coding sequence GTGAAAAGTAATGACTTTGTGTTAAAATTAAATCGACATATTTTGCCGAAAAGAGGTGGTTTTGTGGCGAAAAAGAGGTCCGCTTCTACCGTGACGCCGGATTATGAAGCAATTACATCATTTCAAAAAGGCCAGGCTTCACGCATTTTTAAGGAAGTGAACGAGCAGGACAAAGTTTTAATTGTCAGCAAGCAAAACAAGCCGCAGAACGTCGTTATCTCATACGAACGGTATAAGAGACTCAGGGAAGAGGGAGCAGATATATGA
- a CDS encoding shikimate kinase produces the protein MKNIILIGMMGCGKTTCGGLLSRRLDRELVDTDALIAAREGRSIPEIFAAQGEDRFRELERGVAEELARREGLVVACGGGLPLRDDAMAPLKSSGTVVFLCRDPGETFDTVPMDARPLAQEGREAFLARFRNREPVYRFWADQIVTDFSSPEATVNAILEGLS, from the coding sequence ATGAAAAACATTATCCTTATCGGTATGATGGGCTGCGGCAAGACCACCTGCGGCGGCTTGCTCTCCCGGCGGCTGGACCGGGAGCTGGTGGATACCGACGCCCTGATCGCCGCCCGTGAGGGACGGAGCATTCCCGAAATCTTCGCCGCCCAGGGTGAGGACCGCTTCCGGGAGCTGGAACGAGGCGTAGCGGAGGAGCTGGCCCGGCGGGAAGGGCTGGTGGTGGCCTGCGGCGGCGGCCTGCCCCTGCGGGACGACGCCATGGCTCCCCTCAAGTCCAGCGGCACCGTGGTCTTTCTGTGCCGTGACCCGGGTGAGACCTTCGACACCGTGCCCATGGACGCCCGTCCGCTGGCCCAAGAGGGGCGCGAGGCCTTTCTCGCCCGATTCCGGAACCGGGAGCCGGTCTACCGCTTCTGGGCCGATCAGATCGTCACGGATTTCTCGTCGCCGGAGGCGACGGTCAATGCCATTCTGGAGGGATTGTCATGA
- a CDS encoding DUF6061 family protein produces MKTLLSCEFNMDTGCVELRYSDGSMISINCTAVEDEVANSRFQRSELDWLIYNDPLSYAELILNGDPEKYLRTVTEIPQSDFD; encoded by the coding sequence ATGAAAACATTACTTTCTTGTGAATTTAACATGGATACCGGCTGCGTTGAACTAAGATATTCTGACGGCAGCATGATTTCCATTAACTGCACCGCTGTAGAGGACGAAGTTGCGAATAGCCGTTTCCAGCGGTCTGAACTGGACTGGCTCATCTATAATGATCCGCTATCCTATGCGGAATTGATTTTGAATGGTGATCCAGAAAAATACTTACGAACCGTCACGGAGATACCACAGTCAGATTTCGATTGA
- the spoIIID gene encoding sporulation transcriptional regulator SpoIIID gives MKGNIEERACQLALYIIENKATVRAAAQKFGISKSTVHKDLQDRLPAFNKPLYLQVKAVLDENKAERHIRGGIATRKKYKGD, from the coding sequence GTGAAAGGGAACATCGAGGAGCGGGCCTGTCAGTTGGCTCTTTACATAATCGAGAACAAAGCGACGGTGCGCGCCGCGGCTCAGAAGTTCGGTATCAGCAAGTCCACGGTTCACAAGGACCTCCAGGACCGCCTGCCTGCGTTCAATAAGCCCCTCTATTTGCAAGTGAAGGCAGTCCTGGACGAAAACAAGGCTGAGCGCCACATCCGCGGCGGTATCGCCACCCGCAAAAAATACAAGGGGGATTAG
- the aroQ gene encoding type II 3-dehydroquinate dehydratase, whose protein sequence is MKFLIINGPNLNLLGQREPGIYGEENYTALCGRLRAFASAHQSTAECFQSNHEGAIIDAIHAAQGNYDAIIMNPGAFTHYSYAILDALKAVRIPCIEVHISNVHQREEFRHRSVTAPACVGQICGLGLYGYEAAMRYFLCMSN, encoded by the coding sequence ATGAAATTTCTCATCATCAACGGCCCCAATCTGAACCTGCTGGGCCAGCGCGAGCCCGGCATCTATGGCGAGGAGAACTACACCGCCCTCTGCGGCCGCCTGCGCGCCTTTGCCTCCGCCCATCAGAGTACTGCCGAGTGCTTCCAGTCCAACCACGAGGGAGCCATCATCGACGCCATTCATGCCGCGCAGGGCAACTATGACGCTATCATCATGAATCCCGGCGCCTTTACCCACTATAGCTATGCCATCCTGGACGCGCTCAAGGCGGTCAGGATCCCCTGCATCGAGGTCCACATCTCCAACGTCCATCAGCGGGAAGAGTTTCGGCACAGGTCCGTGACCGCGCCCGCCTGCGTGGGTCAGATCTGCGGGCTGGGGCTGTACGGCTACGAGGCCGCCATGAGGTACTTCCTGTGCATGTCGAACTGA
- the ychF gene encoding redox-regulated ATPase YchF, producing the protein MKLGIVGLPNVGKSTLFNAITNAGAESANYPFCTIDPNVGMVAVPDHRLDWLSDFYKPKKTTPAVIEFVDIAGLVKGASKGEGLGNKFLSNIRATDAVVHVVRCFDDPNVIHVEGSTDPLRDIEIIDIELIMADMEMVQRRVEKAAKLVKSGDKKAAREAEVFQELLTWLNEGRSARSYECSEEDAALIATSELLSLKPVIYAANLDEAGFSDYENNAYYKQVSEVAAKEGAQVIPVCAQLEAEIAELESDEKKMFLDDLGIAESGLDRLIKASYALLGLISFLTSGEDECRAWTIKQGTKAPQAAGKIHSDFERGFIRAEVVAFEDLVKCGDLVHAKEKGLVRSEGKEYVMQDGDVVLFRFNV; encoded by the coding sequence ATGAAGCTTGGCATCGTGGGGTTGCCCAACGTGGGCAAATCGACCTTGTTCAACGCCATTACCAATGCCGGCGCGGAGTCGGCCAACTATCCCTTCTGTACTATCGATCCCAACGTGGGGATGGTGGCGGTGCCGGATCACCGCCTGGACTGGCTCTCCGACTTCTATAAGCCCAAGAAGACCACCCCCGCCGTCATTGAGTTCGTGGACATTGCCGGGCTGGTGAAGGGAGCCTCCAAGGGAGAGGGGCTGGGGAACAAATTTCTCTCCAATATTCGGGCCACGGACGCCGTCGTTCATGTGGTGCGCTGCTTTGACGACCCCAATGTCATCCACGTGGAGGGCTCCACCGATCCACTGCGAGACATCGAGATCATTGACATAGAACTCATCATGGCGGATATGGAGATGGTCCAGCGCCGGGTGGAGAAGGCCGCCAAGCTGGTAAAGTCGGGTGATAAGAAGGCCGCACGGGAAGCGGAAGTCTTTCAGGAGCTGCTCACCTGGCTCAACGAAGGCCGCTCCGCTCGTTCCTATGAGTGCAGTGAGGAGGATGCGGCGCTCATCGCCACATCTGAGTTGCTCTCCCTCAAACCTGTCATCTACGCGGCAAACCTGGATGAGGCCGGATTCTCCGACTACGAAAACAATGCCTACTACAAACAGGTATCTGAAGTGGCCGCCAAGGAAGGTGCCCAGGTGATCCCCGTGTGTGCGCAGCTGGAGGCGGAGATCGCTGAACTGGAGAGCGATGAAAAGAAGATGTTTTTGGATGATCTGGGGATCGCCGAGTCCGGCTTGGACCGGCTGATCAAGGCATCCTATGCATTGCTGGGGCTCATCTCTTTTCTCACTTCGGGTGAGGATGAGTGCCGGGCCTGGACCATCAAGCAGGGGACCAAGGCGCCTCAGGCGGCCGGAAAAATACACTCCGATTTCGAGCGGGGCTTTATCCGCGCGGAGGTAGTGGCATTTGAGGACCTGGTGAAGTGCGGAGATCTGGTGCACGCAAAAGAAAAGGGCCTGGTGCGGTCAGAAGGAAAAGAATACGTGATGCAGGATGGGGACGTAGTGCTGTTCCGCTTCAACGTATGA
- a CDS encoding type I restriction-modification system subunit M: protein MNINEQANFIWSIADLLRGDFKQSEYGKVILPFTVLRRFDCVLAPSKAKILEANKTLTVSNKRPIFKRMTGHDYYNVSQFDFEKLMDDSNAIEANLRDYINGFSEDVREIMDNFEIFGVIDRLSRANLLYLVVQRFAEIDMSDTQIDNLEMGYMFEELIRRFSEQSNETAGEHFTPREVIELMVEVLLDPDMDEIANTDGKVITILDPACGTGGMLSVAQNKMEALNSTTQVIPFGQELNPETYATCRSDMILKGNTNSRIVLGNSFNEDGFKSQTFDYMLSNPPFGVEWKKVEKFIKDEAASQGYRGRFGAGLPRISDGSFLFLQHLISKMNPPEKGGSRIGIVFNGSPMFSGDAGSGESEIRRWIIENDLLEAIIGLPDQLFYNTGITTYIWILTNRKENRRKGKVRLINGAGFYEKMRKGLGNKRNMISPENRAELVRLYSTYESDENYMDLDNEDFGYRKIVIERPLLDEDGTPVIDRKGNRKADAALRDYEMVPLKEDIHEYFRREVLPFVPGAWIDESKTKIGYEIPFTRYFYKFTPLRHSSVIMEEIKALEERIQTRLVEVFSE from the coding sequence ATGAACATCAATGAACAAGCCAATTTTATATGGAGCATAGCCGATTTGCTGCGTGGCGATTTCAAACAGAGCGAATACGGCAAGGTGATTCTGCCCTTTACTGTGCTGCGTCGCTTTGACTGTGTACTTGCACCTTCCAAGGCAAAAATTTTGGAGGCTAATAAGACTTTGACGGTCAGCAACAAGCGCCCTATCTTTAAGCGCATGACTGGCCATGATTACTATAATGTCAGCCAGTTTGATTTCGAAAAGCTGATGGATGACAGCAACGCTATCGAAGCCAATCTACGAGATTACATCAATGGCTTTTCCGAAGATGTCCGTGAAATCATGGACAACTTTGAAATTTTCGGGGTAATCGATCGTCTATCAAGGGCGAATCTGCTTTATCTGGTCGTGCAGCGTTTTGCGGAGATTGATATGAGCGACACCCAGATTGACAATCTGGAAATGGGATATATGTTCGAGGAATTGATCCGGCGATTTTCTGAGCAGTCCAACGAAACCGCTGGTGAGCACTTCACGCCCCGTGAGGTAATCGAACTGATGGTAGAAGTGCTGCTCGATCCTGACATGGATGAAATTGCAAATACCGACGGAAAGGTCATCACCATTCTGGACCCGGCCTGCGGCACGGGTGGAATGCTGTCCGTTGCCCAGAACAAGATGGAGGCTTTGAACAGCACTACTCAGGTAATCCCCTTTGGGCAGGAATTAAACCCCGAAACATACGCAACGTGCCGTTCCGATATGATTTTGAAAGGCAACACCAACAGCCGTATCGTTTTGGGAAACAGCTTCAATGAGGACGGATTCAAGTCCCAGACGTTTGACTATATGCTGAGCAACCCTCCCTTTGGTGTGGAATGGAAAAAAGTAGAAAAATTCATCAAAGACGAAGCGGCTTCTCAGGGGTATCGTGGCAGATTTGGCGCTGGTCTGCCCCGTATCTCGGACGGCTCTTTCCTGTTTCTCCAGCATCTGATCTCCAAAATGAACCCGCCGGAAAAAGGTGGAAGCCGCATCGGTATTGTTTTTAACGGTTCGCCCATGTTCTCCGGCGATGCCGGAAGCGGAGAAAGTGAAATCCGCCGCTGGATTATTGAAAACGATCTGCTGGAGGCTATTATTGGCCTTCCGGATCAGCTGTTCTACAACACCGGCATTACCACTTATATCTGGATTTTGACTAACCGCAAAGAGAACCGCAGAAAAGGCAAAGTGCGTCTGATCAACGGAGCTGGTTTCTATGAAAAGATGCGCAAGGGCCTCGGCAATAAGCGCAACATGATCAGCCCGGAAAATCGTGCGGAATTGGTGCGTCTGTACAGCACCTACGAGTCGGATGAGAACTACATGGATTTGGATAATGAAGATTTCGGATACCGGAAAATTGTTATAGAGCGACCTCTGCTCGACGAAGATGGTACACCGGTAATCGACCGCAAAGGCAATAGAAAAGCAGATGCCGCCCTTCGTGACTACGAAATGGTGCCGTTGAAGGAAGACATCCACGAATATTTCCGTCGTGAGGTTCTGCCGTTTGTGCCGGGTGCCTGGATTGACGAGAGCAAGACCAAAATCGGCTATGAGATTCCGTTTACCCGCTATTTCTACAAATTCACTCCGCTGCGTCACAGTTCTGTGATTATGGAAGAAATTAAGGCTTTGGAGGAACGCATCCAAACCAGATTGGTGGAGGTGTTTTCCGAATGA